In Halodesulfovibrio aestuarii DSM 17919 = ATCC 29578, the DNA window CTCGGCTTGCTTCATCCACCTGCGCTGCCAGTTCGTCAGATGCTGAGGTAATCTGCATTACAATACCTTCAAGCTGGGATGCAGCCTGAAGCATGCCCTCACGTTTAGCTACCTCTGCCTCAGCACGGGCTTCTTCCGCTTGTTCCAAAGCTATTTCCGCCTCACGGCTTTTCTGTTCGGCTTCTTTGGTTTTGTCATCAGCCATGCGCATATTATGCACCAGCTTGTTCACCATATCTTTCATAGCAAGATACAATGTCAAAAATTCACTGGAGAAACGACTATCCTCGGGCAAGTCCTCGTAATTCCCCGCCGCAACATTTTCAGTCACGCTAATCAGCGTCGCAAATGGTCTAGTAAGGTATGTGACAATACCCAAAATCACTATCGAAATAAGTAAAATTGCGACAACTGAGAATATCAGACTAAAACTAAGAAAAGCATTAGCATCCTTCAGTATTGTCTCTGTCGGAAGAATAACAAGGATGCTCCAAGGAGTGTCAGTCCCTGAGATCGTAATAGGTTGAAAAACATACATATTCTCCTTACCATCCAACGGAGATTCTGCGGTAAACTGAAGAAATTCTCCATTCTTTACAGCGTTACGTACTTTTTCTTTATTCTCAGGAGAAAATCCTTCTGTAATATTTTTACCAACAAGATCCGGATCAGGATGCGCAACAAGATATCCTTCTGTAGACATAATCGCGGCGCGTCCTGTGCCCATCGGTTTGATCTGTTGAACCATTTCGTCAAAGGAAGTCAGCGAAAAGTCAATACCGACAATTCCAATAAATTTCTGCTTATCAAACAACGGCACACTAACTGTCGCCATGCTGCCCTTTACAACTTCTGAATAGTACGGCTCAGTCAGCACACTAGCATGCGTATCCCTTGGGTCTTTATACCAACTTCTGGTTGTTTCCGGACTGTGCTTAGTTAAATCCTCAGCTTTAAATGTTCCGTCAGCTTTCCAGAAATATGGTCCATAGCGACCATCTTTTCCCCACCATGCACGCTGTCCCGCATACTCTGCATCATGCCCATCAAGTTCGTTTGGCTCAAATACAGCCTGAATACCGTAAAAAGCGTTATTCTTACGAATAGCCTCTTTCATCATTGCATCAACGATATCACGATCTATTATCTCAGGCTTTGCCCGCATGGCCTTAACCACGTCAATTAATGTCTGAGATACAGTAAGGGCTTGCTCAATTTTCAGCTTCACCTCATTACCGTATTTACCACCTACAAGCCTGGCTTGTTCCTTTGCCTGCTTTACAGACATTTCCCGTGCTTCACCAGAAAGTTGAAAAGAATACACCCCAAAAACAATACACATAGCAATGCATAGACAAAGAATAATCTTGTTCCGAAACTTCATACGCTCAAACATAACCCATCTCTCCTCTAACATATAGAACACTACTGCCCCCAGTATGTGCTCTTTAATGTCAAACGCAGATTCATAGAGGAAATAATCTCCACTGCTCTCCAGTTGTGCCTGTCGCAACACTCAAGACAACCTGCTACAAAAACAGCAATACCAATACTATTTCAAACAGGACGAGCAGCATATCAATACAGACTATCCCCCGTGCACGTATCAAATACTATTTTTTTTATGCACAGTCCGTTATCCAATACAGCCGCAACATAACATATTGACATTTTCCTATCGGCTAATCTGTAGAGAACATTACAGGGAAAAATAAATAAATGTTTTTGTAATACATTAACATAAAAGTACAATAACGTAATAAATGGTGCGTAACACAGATCTATTATGTGTCTATTTTTTTAACAACCCCTTAATCTGCCTTGTTCACCAAAAGCATTCCTCATAAAAAAGTATCTCAAGTCAAAGAAGCCCCCCATCAAGAGGAAAGGTACAGCACTCTAAAGGAACTTCCTACCTATCCACCCAAATGGGGGGCATATCATATTCGCGTCAGGCGTTTTTTAATTTACAAAAGAATGCGTCTTGATATTTTTCAATCCTTCAATCACCTTTGACAATTCACCGGAAAGTCGAGCAAGCTCGCTCATGGCCAACGCTGACTGATTCATAGATTCAGCAGTTTCACCAGCAATTCTGTTCACTTCTTCTGTATTCTGACTAATCTGTTCAGAAGCCGCAGACTGTTCTTCCGCAGCGGTTGCAATAGTACGAACCTGATCAGACGTTTGTTCAACGATTCGAACCTTACATGAGTGGGCTTTTAACAAACTAATTTTCTATTCACATAGTACCGGCACGAAAATATTGCCCACTCCCCAGCGCAACGAGCAACACAACATGTTGCCTTTCTTCTATCGACCGGTAACTAAATAATATTATAAGAAAAACACACTAACATGCTGTAATAACTCAACATAGCAACTTAACCCCTTCTTTATTATAACTTAACTTTAATGCATTATTTTAATTATATCTTTTAACAATCCCTGAAGTGAGTACATTTTTACTAAAGAATTACGCGTAACCGAGGTAAACAACGAATTCCGGAACATGATTTTAGCAAGGAAGCGAGAGTTGTCCTGAACAGTTTCAACCCTTTTCTTCTGGCGCTTAACATACTTTTCCAACGCGACCGGCATATAATCAATATCCGTTCGAGACAGTTCGTCTGAAAGAACCGAAGCAGAATCCATCGCCATAGACGCGCCTATTCCTGCAATGGGAAGAAATGCGGTCGCTGCATCACCTAATAAAACAACTCTCTTAGAAAACCACCGTGTTGCGCGGCAATCCTCTATATTCCAAAAAAATGCACTCTCCAGCCCTTCCAGCGACTGCAAAGCAGAATGTAAAATACCCGTAGCCACTTTCTCACGAAGCGACGCTGCAAACTCTGCTGCTGTAAATTTCGATAATTTTTTCTTATTACCACCCATAAAAACAGCCAGTTTATTGTATACGGGATATATTCCCATAAACCAGCCATCTGCCCACAGCTCTCTGTAAGTAACTGCATCAAAATCTTCCAACGAACGCCATACTCCCCATCCTCCCCAACCTGTAGACCTATAGGCATATTCGCGTTGAGAAAGGATCATCTCCCGGATTTCTGAATAAATACCGTCAGCACCGACAACAAGATCAAATGCCTGTGCTGACCCATCAGAAAAAGTCACGACAGCACCGTGAGGATTATTCTGTATCCGTTCGACTGTTGTATTGTAGAATATATTTTCTTGTGGGATATGGCTTCGCAATAGTGTGAGCAGCATCCCTCGATCCACTCCACGGATCTCACCATACTTATCTATAAAATTAGTGAGCGGAAACTCTTTCAATACCTTTCCGGCGCTATTGTGCACAACATACCGTTCCATCCCCCTGCTTATCTGCTGAAACCTGCGGTGCATGCCAAGTCCATGCAGTACCCGTTCCCCCACAGGGTAGAGTCCAAGAGCATAACCGCTTGCCCCGTTTTTTCCACCACGCTCTACTACCACGGGTTTCTCTCCGTGCTGATGCAACAACGCAGCCAACGTTCCCCCAGCCATGCCGCACCCGACTATAAGAATACGTAATCGAGCCTGTGCAAGTACAGACTCCATACTGCCTCCGACGGTCAATCGACAAACGCTGCTTTGAGCACTCATGAAAACTCCTCCTCTGTAAAAAGGCTTCCCATATAATACGAAAACAACGCCGATACGGCCTGTATATTATGCCCGTCTACACATTACTCACCCAAGGTATTCCCCATAAAAAAAGCTTCTCTTAACTGAGAAGCTTTTTTTAACAACAGAAATAACAAGAGACAGCCGTTCACTCACTGGCTTTTTTCCTATATCCTTCCCCTAGATAGCACATTTCTTTGTGACAAGTTCAATTTTTTACAGAGTAAAGCCAGAGGATCACTGTCAACACATCATATTTACTACATTAAAAATAGTGTATTGTGACATATGAAAGGCAATACCAGCTATCTGGAGAAAAATCTTAATGAAATTTCAAAAAATATTAGAGCTGGGTAACAAAAAACTATTACTCCTTGGGGTACTCATCGCTATTGTGCTGGGCGTACACCTTCCTCTTTCTCAAGAAATACTGCACGCATTTCATTTCACCACCTTGCTGGTTGCTATCATTTTTATTGCGCAAGGGTTAAATATGGATTTTTCCCAAGCTATTAACATTAAGAAACACTTCAAAATCATGGTGGCAGGAACTATTATTGCCGTTTTTGCATATCCTGCCCTAGCGTATGAATTTACCCGCATATTTTCGCTTGCAAACGATTTCGCTCTGGGATTCATCCTTATCTGCTGCTTTCCGAACTCACTGGAAGCAGCCATGGCAATGACTATGAGTGCAAATGGTAACCGTGTCACCGCAGTAGTGCTTCTTACGGGGCTATGTCTTGTAGGGATATTCAGCATTCCCTTTAACATCTATATATGGGTCGGTGGTACAGAGCACATCAGCGCCTCCACCGTCCTGGCTAAAGTTATCGGTTACGTTTTTCTTCCGGTATCTGTCGGGCAACTCCTCCGTAAATTCTTCCCTAGACTTCCTGAGCAAACAAAAAGAATCTCCCATTATCTGCCGATCCTATGTTTATCTGCTCTTGTCTATATATCCTGTTCTCGCGAAGCATCTATCCTCGACGAGCTTAGCTTTAGCGACATCGTGCATACTCTCTTCCCGAGTGCGTCACTCCACCTGCTCATGCTCGTCATAGCGGTTCTTGTCGGACGTTATATCTTACACCTCAGCAAGGAGGATAACCGCTCATTTATTTTCATCACATCTGAAAAACCAATGTCACTCTCAGTTGCACTATGGAGTGTGACATACGCCCCTGCACATCCGACATCGATATTTCCAATCCTAATTTTCTATCTTGCACAGATGATTATCGATAGCTTCATCATTTCGCGCCTTAAGCTGCAAGACTGTGCGAAAACTGGGTGAGAAAAAAGCGCGGGCTGATTAGACCGCGCTTTTTTAGGTATCTATGTACGTTCAGGTAATCCGACCTGTTCCCAAACCCAAGTTTCTCCATCAAGATGCATGATTGAACGCCCTGCATCTTTCAGTATTTTTTGGGCATGTTGACTACGACTACCGGAATAACAAGTTCATTTAAGGCTACCTGAATACTATTTTCTGCCTATTGTACTGAAAAAACAAGCTCTACTCGAACTCTGCAAGTAGACGCCTGCAGCTCATACATATTAGAATCAGATGCCATAGCAGCCTTCTCCATATACATACGCGGAGCACCCTCAGAATTAATGACTGCGCGGCTAATACCGCCAAGCTTGCTGTCCATCAGCATTGCCATTACATCAGCGCGCTCTTTGCCGCGTTCCACGGCTTCCTTCAAAGCTTCTTTCTCACATAGGCGTCGGGAAGCCTCATCAACTTGCCCGTAAAGCGGCGAAACATCTTCCACACCACTTTTCAAAATAGCCAATGTTACATCCTGAGCTTTTTTCAAATCCAGTACTGTTATGGAATAGCTTGCGCGCACCTGATACCCTACAAGAGAATTATTAGAGTCTATTCGTTTGTAATATGGAGAAAAAGATACGTTCGCATCAAAATCTTTGGTAAATGATTTCGATCCCTGCAAATTTTTCTTAACAGTATCAGTTAATTTTTGCACCTGCTCTGCAAGCTTGTCCTTTGCTTCCTGTGCCGTCAGGGGATTACCCTTGTCCTGTTTTAACAACACAATAATCACCTGAGAAAACGAAAGAGAACCAGAGGTGGGCATAACTTTAGATTTGCCGGTTTCATTTAAAATAATCTGCTTAGGTGCTTCCTCAGAACACTGAGCAACCGCAGGGAAAAACAGCAACGCAAAAACAAAAAAAGCTGAAATATATCGCATAAACTCTCCTGATTATCTATACAGTGCTCGAACGCAGCACAAAAACCACTTCAAATGATGCTACCATATACGCATTCTTCTCAAAAGTTCAGACTTATTCAATGTTTTTTTCGACATACTTTTGCTACGCCACAATCATGCAGAACACATTGCCATTGATAGTACAAAACAATCGACGAAATACTATTCGGTGCAAAACATCAAAAAGCCAATAAAACCATAGTGAACACCATTCACATAACTTTTTCTCATTTTTTCAGACTGCCGTCCAATACAACAAAAATAGAATAGCACTCTACAATAATTAATCTTTTTGTTGTTTTTGCAACATCTTTTTGACATATTGTTTTTCGTCAATTTGAAAAAATTTTTCCGCTCCTATTGTCTTAACCGGTTACATACTCTATGAGATGCAGAGAATAGGTCGTTCGAGTTTTTTCGTTTAACGATGGAGCACACACCGTAATTAGGATGTGTGAATTGCTTACTTTATGCTGGAGAACCACATGAAAAGAATTATGTTGCTTGTTGCCATGGCATTTCTGTTAGCGTCTGTTCCTGCTCTCGCAGCAGACTGCACCAACCGTGGTGGTCTGGATACAAACTACTGTGATGAGGATAATGACCTCGTTGCAGACCTCGCACCTGCTAGCGAATGTAAAGACCCTAGCACACTGGTGTTCACCTACACTCCTGTAGAAGACCCTGCTGTATACCGAGACGCTTTTGCGGATTTTCAGGAATACCTCAAAGAAGCAACTGGCAAGCGTGTAATTTACTACACCGTCCAGTCTAATGCTGCAGAAGTTGAAGCTATGCGTTCCGGCAAACTTCACATTGCCGGCTTCTCTACCGGCCCTACCGGCTTTGCTGTTAACCTCGCAGGTTACGTACCAATGGCTGTTAAGGGCTACCCGGAAGGCTTTCAGGGGTACAACCTTATTGTTGTTGTAAAAAAAGACAGCCCGATTCAATCATTAGCTGACCTCAAAGGTAAAAAAGTAGCACACACATCTGCTTCTTCTAACTCCGGTAACCTTGCTCCACGTGCCCTCTTCCCTAAAGAAGGCATTACTCCAGACAAAGACTACACAGTTGTTTACTCCGGCAAACATGACCAGTCTGTTCTTGGTGTAGTACATGGTGACTACGATGCAGCACCTGTTGCTTCTGACGTATATGACCGTATGGTAGCCGCTGGCCGCGTTAAAGCAGATGCTCTTCGCATCGTATACCGCAGCCCTAAATTCCCTACCTCTTCTTTCGGTTACTCCAGCCAGCTTTGTGCCCCGCTTGCTCAAAAAATTATCGGTGCATTCAGCACCTACCGCTTCCCTAAATCCATGCAGAAGTCATTCCATGGCGCTGATCGCTTCTACCCAATCACCTACAAGGCTGACTGGAAAGTTATTCGCGATATCGCTGAAGCCACCGGCACCAGTTACAACGCTGTTGGCCTGAAGAAAATGGCTGAAAAAGAAGCTGCCAAAAAAGCTAAAAAGAAATAAGAGTCATACGTGTCTGTTGAAAATACCATTAAAGGGAACGGGGAAACCCGTTCCCTTTTGATCGAGAATTTGGAAAAGGAATACGTCAAAGGAAAACCTGTACTTAAAGGTCTTTCTTTTGAAGTTTCTGGCGAAGAAACTGTTGGCATTATCGGACCATCCGGAACCGGTAAGTCCACCCTTCTGCGCTGTATCAACCGCCTTATCGAACCAACCAAAGGTTCTATCACTGTAGCCGGCCACGACATCACTACCTACTCCGGTAAAGATCTTCGTTTAGCACGTCGCCGCATCGGCATGGTTTTTCAGGAATACAACCTCGTTGAACGGTTAACCGTCATCGAAAACGTACTCTGTGGCCGCCTTGGATACATTCCTGTCTGGCGTGCATGGCTTCGAAAATTTGATCAGGCTGATATCAACCGCGCATTTAAACTTATCGACCATGTAGGTCTTGGTGAATTCGCAACACAGCGTGCGGACAGCCTATCCGGTGGACAGCGTCAGCGCGTTGGTATCGCCCGTGCAATGATGCAGAGTCCTGACGTTATCATGGCGGATGAACCAACAAGCTCACTGGATCCGAAAACGTCTGTTGAGATCATGGAATTGCTCAAAATGGTTTCTTCTACCGAGCACATCCCAGTGTTGATCAACATCCATGATGTAAACCTTGCAAAACGATTCTGCGATCGCATTATCGGTATGAGCAAAGGTAAAATCATCTTTGACGGCCACCCGTCTGAACTCAAAGACAGCCACTTATCTCAAATTTACGGCGGTGAGGATTGGCTCTCATGACCACGGATGCACAAAGAAAATCACCATTCAAAGCAAGCATTATAGCACGACTGGGCTGGATTATTCTTGCCTGTTACGTTTTCTATGCTTTGAATGCACTTGATTTTACGTGGGTACGCTTCATTGAAGGTCTGGGGAACGGTGCCAAATTCCTTGGCGAGATGATTCCGCCAAACTTTGAGCGTTGGAACCTGCTTGTAGAAAACTTGATTGAAACCATCGAGATTGCAGTTATTGCCTCCGCTTTCGGCATTGGTTTTTCTCTGCCTATCGGCATGTGTGCTGCACGAAATCTCATGCCGGACTGGGTGACTTGGCCTGCTCGTACTATTATTGCAGTATGCCGCTCCTTCCACCCGGTTATCTTTGCGATCCTTTTCGTTAAAGCCGTAGGCTTTGGTCCGCTTGCAGGTATTCTTACATTGATATTCCTTTCAATCGGCTTTATCGGCAAACTTTTTGCCGAGGCAATTGAAGAGATTTCTCTGAAGCCTGTCGAAGCTATGAAAGCTGCTGGTGCACCATTCATGAGTGTACTTGTTTTTGCAGTACTCCCGCAGGTTTTCAACCGATTTATCGGTTTTGCCACGTACCAGTTTGACGCAAACCTGCGTAACTCTACCATGGTTGGTATTGTTGGTGCCGGTGGTATTGGTGGTACTCTGTTTGCTGCATTCCAACGCTTTGACTATGACTTCCTCGCTGCGATTCTTATTTCAATTATTGCGCTTATCATGCTTAGCGAACTTCTTTCCGTAAAGATAAAGGCGATTTTCAATGACTAATAATATGACATGGGAACGATTCACCCCCAGGCAGCGCCTTGCCCGTTTTGCGGTGTATCTTGGTGCAGTTTCCCTGTTAGTATTTTCTCTGAGTACCGTAGAGATCATTCCAGAATTCCTCTACGACGCGCCGTACCAGCTGCATGATTTATTTACACGCATGTGGCCAATTGACTTTGCGTCATACACTCAGGAAAATATTCACCAAGCACTCATCGAAACACTGAACATTGCATCTCTTGGCACTGTCCTCGCGCTGTTTTTAGCAGTGCCGGTCGCATTGCTTTCTGCAAATAATATTACCAGATCCCCAATTCTTAACTGGTTTGGTAAGTTTATTCTTGTTTCTTCCCGTACTGTTAACTCACTTGTTTGGGCTATCCTATTCGTAGCAATCTTTGGCCCAGGCGCACTGGCAGGTACCTTTGCTATCGGCTTCCGTTCCATCGGTTTCTGTGGCAAATTACTTGCAGAAGCACTGGAAGAAGTAGATCACGGCCCTATTGAAGCGCTTCGCGCTGCCGGTGCTCCAACAGTCAGTATCCTCCTTAAAGGTTACTGGCCGCAGGTTGCCCCAGCATTCTGGGGACTGGCACTCTTCCGTTGGGACATTAACGTTCGTGAATCCTCTGTTATCGGTCTTGTAGGTGCTGGTGGTATCGGTGTTGCACTTGATACCGCACTTAACCTCTTCCGCTGGCAGCAGGTTGCACTCATTCTGCTGTGCATTTTCACCATCGTCATTGTTGCAGAAGTAGTTGTTACCAAGATTCGCCAAAGCATCATCTAGTACAACGACACTGTGTAGTAAGTGCATCATGCAGTTACAGACTACAAACAGGAAGAGGGCAAAATTATTTGCCCTCTTTTTTTAAGAAGTTGTCTCATTGTTAACTCTGAGACCAATCCGGGGAACGCATTTTTTATGAAGCCTTTTTCTACTATGCCCGCAGATGTCAAACAGCACATCCGCTACATTCTTACTGATATTGATGACACCCTCACAGATGAAGGCCGCCTGCGCGCAGAGGCATACACTGCTCTTGAGCAATTGCGTGAAAATGGCTTTATTGTCATCCCTATTACCGGACGTCCTGCAGGCTGGTGCGACCAAATTGCACGCATGTGGCCTGTCGATGGCGTGGTGGGCGAAAACGGTGCATTTTACTTCCGTTACGATGACAAATCAAAAAAAATGATCCGTCGTTATGCAACTGCAGACGAACTCCGTGCGCAGCACAAAATCAAACTAGCAGAGCTTGGGGAACTTGTTGTTGAAAAAGTTCCCGGCTGTGCCATTTCTGCAGATCAGGCGTACCGCGAGACAGACATCGCAATTGACTTCTGCGAAGATGTGCCAGCTCTCTCCATCGAAGCTGTACATAAAATTAAAGAAATCTGCACCAGCGCCGGTACAACTGCAAAAATTAGTTCCATTCATGTAAATGCATGGTTCGGACAATATGACAAGCTTGCTATGTCTGCCCGCATTCTTAAAGAAGAATTTAACGTTGAACTCGAAGCTGTCCGCGAAAAAGTCGTCTACGCAGGCGACTCACCAAACGACGCCCCTATGTTCAGCTACTTCCCGAACTCAGTAGGTGTAGCAAATGTGCTTGAATTTGAAGATACCATCGAACACAAGCCGTCATGGATTACAGAAAAACGCGGTGGTGCAGGTTTTGCGCAGATCGCAGACGGCTTACTGGCAACTTAATAGCTGCGCTTCTCCTGCGGGAAGCTTGCATTTCGATTTAGTTCATTAAAGAAAACTCGTTACAACAATCTTGCAATATTGATTCACACGCAATTAGTCTTAAGAAATACAAACAAAAGCCCTCATATGAGGGCTTTTGTTTGTATTTCTACTTGAACAGAAAACACTACGTTGCAGTTACAGTAACGAAAGAGCCGTACATTTATGGAAAGTTCGTACAGAATAACCGCAATACGATAAAAAACGTTGCACCAGTAGCCATCGCGGATGACAAAGCTAGAAGTCTCCTTGAACCGTGCTAATTTTTTAAAATAAATGGTCCTTGGGAGAGATAATTTGCTTTTTCAGTTACAGCGACTTCATAGATCATGTTCGTTTTAAAATTAAATGTCATAACAACAGTCTGTGCATACTCTTCACTTCGCCATGTTATGTAAACAACTTGATCAGAAACTTGTACTACATCAAACCTTATGGTTTTCGGATCTGTCATTTTCATACCAGACTCAATTGAAAGCCTCATGGTATTCGGATCGACAATGAGTAATATATGAGACGCCCCCTTGAAAGGTCCAGTCCGCCATGTGTAGAGAATTGTTTTCCCCACCAAATCCCCCATTGTTACCGTGTTATTTTCCTGAGCGGTTATGGCAGTATCCTCTTCTGCATAGCTTGTTGTTACACAAACCATCGTCAATACTATCGCTATCAGCAGCCTCTTCATAGCCCACCTCACCTATTATTCATCCCTTGTTTTGCCCTTGAACAACTTCGGTAGGTCCTTTCTGTCTTTCTTTACGTCTCTAGTCCGCTCAATAGTAAAAGAACCCTTCAACAAATAATCACGATCCTCCTCCACAATCACACCATACATTTTCATTGTTTTAAAATTATAGGTGATAATGGCTCGAGAACCTGTTGTTTTTTCACGCCATGACATTTGTAATATTTCACACCCCACCTTGATGCAGGCGTACTCAACCTCTTCAACATTGCCTTTAGTACGTCCTGTTAACGAAGACCAAAGCATGGTTTTAGACGTTAAAATATCAGTTCGGTATGAAGCTCCAACAATGCTACCGCGCCTCCATGTCTCAATGAGCGTCTTACCGACCAAATCCTCAGGTCGAATATCTACCTGTTGAGCCATGCCAAAAGCGGTGCCTTGCACAATTGATAAAAAGAAAAAAAGTAGAATAGGAATTTTACGCATAACTACACCCGCTATGTACTTATCCATTACCAACCCTGACCTACTCAAATGCAACTACACCTTCCGATAGTAAATT includes these proteins:
- a CDS encoding methyl-accepting chemotaxis protein, with translation MFERMKFRNKIILCLCIAMCIVFGVYSFQLSGEAREMSVKQAKEQARLVGGKYGNEVKLKIEQALTVSQTLIDVVKAMRAKPEIIDRDIVDAMMKEAIRKNNAFYGIQAVFEPNELDGHDAEYAGQRAWWGKDGRYGPYFWKADGTFKAEDLTKHSPETTRSWYKDPRDTHASVLTEPYYSEVVKGSMATVSVPLFDKQKFIGIVGIDFSLTSFDEMVQQIKPMGTGRAAIMSTEGYLVAHPDPDLVGKNITEGFSPENKEKVRNAVKNGEFLQFTAESPLDGKENMYVFQPITISGTDTPWSILVILPTETILKDANAFLSFSLIFSVVAILLISIVILGIVTYLTRPFATLISVTENVAAGNYEDLPEDSRFSSEFLTLYLAMKDMVNKLVHNMRMADDKTKEAEQKSREAEIALEQAEEARAEAEVAKREGMLQAASQLEGIVMQITSASDELAAQVDEASRGADIQRERTTEAATAMEQMNATVLEVAQNAGKASESADEARTNAEAGGEIVDGVVKSIQMVNEEALRLESGLGHLGVQAEGIGNIMSVISDIADQTNLLALNAAIEAARAGEAGRGFAVVADEVRKLAEKTMQATSEVERAVSAIQQGTRENIVGMQETVKTVGASTELAEKAGEALDTIVRIVEETSDQVRTIATAAEEQSAASEQISQNTEEVNRIAGETAESMSQSALAMSELARLSGELSQVIEGLKNI
- a CDS encoding FAD-dependent oxidoreductase, coding for MSAQSSVCRLTVGGSMESVLAQARLRILIVGCGMAGGTLAALLHQHGEKPVVVERGGKNGASGYALGLYPVGERVLHGLGMHRRFQQISRGMERYVVHNSAGKVLKEFPLTNFIDKYGEIRGVDRGMLLTLLRSHIPQENIFYNTTVERIQNNPHGAVVTFSDGSAQAFDLVVGADGIYSEIREMILSQREYAYRSTGWGGWGVWRSLEDFDAVTYRELWADGWFMGIYPVYNKLAVFMGGNKKKLSKFTAAEFAASLREKVATGILHSALQSLEGLESAFFWNIEDCRATRWFSKRVVLLGDAATAFLPIAGIGASMAMDSASVLSDELSRTDIDYMPVALEKYVKRQKKRVETVQDNSRFLAKIMFRNSLFTSVTRNSLVKMYSLQGLLKDIIKIMH
- a CDS encoding bile acid:sodium symporter; the protein is MKFQKILELGNKKLLLLGVLIAIVLGVHLPLSQEILHAFHFTTLLVAIIFIAQGLNMDFSQAINIKKHFKIMVAGTIIAVFAYPALAYEFTRIFSLANDFALGFILICCFPNSLEAAMAMTMSANGNRVTAVVLLTGLCLVGIFSIPFNIYIWVGGTEHISASTVLAKVIGYVFLPVSVGQLLRKFFPRLPEQTKRISHYLPILCLSALVYISCSREASILDELSFSDIVHTLFPSASLHLLMLVIAVLVGRYILHLSKEDNRSFIFITSEKPMSLSVALWSVTYAPAHPTSIFPILIFYLAQMIIDSFIISRLKLQDCAKTG
- a CDS encoding SIMPL domain-containing protein; the protein is MRYISAFFVFALLFFPAVAQCSEEAPKQIILNETGKSKVMPTSGSLSFSQVIIVLLKQDKGNPLTAQEAKDKLAEQVQKLTDTVKKNLQGSKSFTKDFDANVSFSPYYKRIDSNNSLVGYQVRASYSITVLDLKKAQDVTLAILKSGVEDVSPLYGQVDEASRRLCEKEALKEAVERGKERADVMAMLMDSKLGGISRAVINSEGAPRMYMEKAAMASDSNMYELQASTCRVRVELVFSVQ
- the phnD gene encoding phosphate/phosphite/phosphonate ABC transporter substrate-binding protein, whose product is MKRIMLLVAMAFLLASVPALAADCTNRGGLDTNYCDEDNDLVADLAPASECKDPSTLVFTYTPVEDPAVYRDAFADFQEYLKEATGKRVIYYTVQSNAAEVEAMRSGKLHIAGFSTGPTGFAVNLAGYVPMAVKGYPEGFQGYNLIVVVKKDSPIQSLADLKGKKVAHTSASSNSGNLAPRALFPKEGITPDKDYTVVYSGKHDQSVLGVVHGDYDAAPVASDVYDRMVAAGRVKADALRIVYRSPKFPTSSFGYSSQLCAPLAQKIIGAFSTYRFPKSMQKSFHGADRFYPITYKADWKVIRDIAEATGTSYNAVGLKKMAEKEAAKKAKKK
- the phnC gene encoding phosphonate ABC transporter ATP-binding protein, translated to MSVENTIKGNGETRSLLIENLEKEYVKGKPVLKGLSFEVSGEETVGIIGPSGTGKSTLLRCINRLIEPTKGSITVAGHDITTYSGKDLRLARRRIGMVFQEYNLVERLTVIENVLCGRLGYIPVWRAWLRKFDQADINRAFKLIDHVGLGEFATQRADSLSGGQRQRVGIARAMMQSPDVIMADEPTSSLDPKTSVEIMELLKMVSSTEHIPVLINIHDVNLAKRFCDRIIGMSKGKIIFDGHPSELKDSHLSQIYGGEDWLS
- the phnE gene encoding phosphonate ABC transporter, permease protein PhnE; amino-acid sequence: MTTDAQRKSPFKASIIARLGWIILACYVFYALNALDFTWVRFIEGLGNGAKFLGEMIPPNFERWNLLVENLIETIEIAVIASAFGIGFSLPIGMCAARNLMPDWVTWPARTIIAVCRSFHPVIFAILFVKAVGFGPLAGILTLIFLSIGFIGKLFAEAIEEISLKPVEAMKAAGAPFMSVLVFAVLPQVFNRFIGFATYQFDANLRNSTMVGIVGAGGIGGTLFAAFQRFDYDFLAAILISIIALIMLSELLSVKIKAIFND
- the phnE gene encoding phosphonate ABC transporter, permease protein PhnE, whose translation is MTNNMTWERFTPRQRLARFAVYLGAVSLLVFSLSTVEIIPEFLYDAPYQLHDLFTRMWPIDFASYTQENIHQALIETLNIASLGTVLALFLAVPVALLSANNITRSPILNWFGKFILVSSRTVNSLVWAILFVAIFGPGALAGTFAIGFRSIGFCGKLLAEALEEVDHGPIEALRAAGAPTVSILLKGYWPQVAPAFWGLALFRWDINVRESSVIGLVGAGGIGVALDTALNLFRWQQVALILLCIFTIVIVAEVVVTKIRQSII
- a CDS encoding HAD-IIB family hydrolase; the encoded protein is MKPFSTMPADVKQHIRYILTDIDDTLTDEGRLRAEAYTALEQLRENGFIVIPITGRPAGWCDQIARMWPVDGVVGENGAFYFRYDDKSKKMIRRYATADELRAQHKIKLAELGELVVEKVPGCAISADQAYRETDIAIDFCEDVPALSIEAVHKIKEICTSAGTTAKISSIHVNAWFGQYDKLAMSARILKEEFNVELEAVREKVVYAGDSPNDAPMFSYFPNSVGVANVLEFEDTIEHKPSWITEKRGGAGFAQIADGLLAT
- a CDS encoding MoaF-related domain-containing protein codes for the protein MRKIPILLFFFLSIVQGTAFGMAQQVDIRPEDLVGKTLIETWRRGSIVGASYRTDILTSKTMLWSSLTGRTKGNVEEVEYACIKVGCEILQMSWREKTTGSRAIITYNFKTMKMYGVIVEEDRDYLLKGSFTIERTRDVKKDRKDLPKLFKGKTRDE